From a region of the Cucumis sativus cultivar 9930 chromosome 6, Cucumber_9930_V3, whole genome shotgun sequence genome:
- the LOC101215067 gene encoding LOB domain-containing protein 1, which produces MEGSDTITVTTVSSTPLSQSPSSSSSPAPPPPVILSPCAACKILRRRCAERCVLAPYFPPSEPAKFAIAHRVFGASNIIKFLQELPESQRADAVSSLVYEASARVRDPVYGSAGAICQLQKQVNELQAQLAKAQAEVVNMQCQQANLVAFVCRELAQSHQSFDEFNGSPQSHNGLLQSIHPPSYFDDSNNVNSLWEPLWT; this is translated from the exons ATGGAAGGAAGTGACACAATCACAGTCACCACCGTTTCTTCAACTCCACTTTCTCaatctccttcttcttcttcttctccggCACCACCCCCGCCCGTTATTCTCAGTCCATGTGCGGCCTGCAAGATTTTGCGACGGCGATGTGCCGAGCGATGTGTATTGGCCCCCTATTTCCCTCCCTCTGAACCGGCGAAGTTTGCCATCGCTCATCGAGTTTTTGGCGCCAGTAATATCATCAAATTCCTGCAG GAATTGCCTGAATCTCAAAGGGCAGATGCAGTGAGCAGCTTGGTTTATGAAGCAAGTGCAAGGGTTAGAGACCCTGTTTATGGGTCAGCAGGGGCCATTTGCCAACTCCAAAAGCAAGTCAATGAGCTTCAAGCCCAACTAGCCAAAGCTCAGGCAGAGGTTGTCAACATGCAATGCCAACAAGCCAATCTTGTGGCCTTTGTTTGCAGGGAATTGGCTCAATCTCATCAATCTTTTGATGAATTCAATGGCAGCCCACAATCACATAATGGATTATTACAGAGCATACATCCTCCAAGTTACTTTGATGATAGCAATAACGTAAACTCATTGTGGGAACCTCTTTGGACATGA
- the LOC101214830 gene encoding uncharacterized protein LOC101214830 has product MAAKPSLDSDDDDFSAISSQQLRDFMDVLSMESDLDLAYNLQLEEALVASLASSSSSSSIHRPEVQNFEHVDRPRIGTLHSRDVEECDRIFQDWLQTEFDMRRTGGERHRQVHNHGCARGILNIRDDDWRDQSENSRKPFGEGCSNGVDDQGVFKLYFKGLVGEEEIGNEKRVVAGIGVAICNPEDKLVVEVKRRLPGNERSKIVAELKALIAGFNVALDLKLKRLCFYSDYYPLFQFITGRWPPKQRKVAALLSQLAHLRVRFDSCTHVHVARHDIKYAFKLARDAIGPQVTQTEVPAPKKKLNETCVICLEDCDVSRMFAVDGCSHRYCFSCMKQHVEVKLLQGLVPKCPHDGCKFDLNVDSCAKFLTPKDMATMRQRIKEASIPVSEKVYCPYPRCSALMRKVEVLAYTKDVFGTANQSGVRKCMKCHGLFCIDCKVPWHNRITCNDYKRSNNLPTEDVKLKSLASTCLWRQCVKCNHMIELAEGCYHMTCRCGHEFCYKCGAEWKNKKATCSCPLWAENHIWHDDDDRDFDHDDRYYDDEEDEEELYDSEDEYFILFG; this is encoded by the exons ATGGCAGCCAAACCCTCTCTAGATTCCGACGACGACGACTTCAGCGCCATATCGTCTCAGCAGCTTCGTGATTTCATGGACGTCTTATCAATGGAATCGGACCTCGACCTTGCCTACAATCTCCAACTTGAAGAAGCTCTCGTTGCATCACTCGCTTcatcctcttcctcctcttcaATTCATCGGCCTGAAGTTCAAAATTTCGAACACGTTGATAGACCTAGAATCGGCACACTCCATTCCAGGGACGTCGAGGAATGCGATCGGATATTCCAAGACTGGCTGCAAACGGAGTTTGATATGCGCAGGACTGGCGGCGAACGTCACCGTCAGGTTCACAATCATGGTTGCGCTAGGGGGATTCTAAATATTCGCGATGATGATTGGAGAGATCAAAGTGAGAATTCTCGTAAACCCTTCGGTGAGGGATGCTCGAATGGCGTTGACGATCAGGGAGTTTTTAAGCTTTACTTCAAGGGTTTGGTGGGCGAGGAAGAGATTGGTAATGAGAAACGTGTTGTGGCTGGAATCGGTGTTGCAATTTGCAATCCGGAAGATAAATTAGTGGTTGAAGTGAAAAGACGCCTTCCAGGAAATGAAAGGAGTAAAATTGTGGCTGAGCTTAAGGCTTTGATCGCAGGATTCAATGTAGCTttggatttgaaattgaagCGCCTCTGTTTTTACTCCGACTACTATCCTCTCTTTCAATTT ATCACTGGCAGATGGCCACCCAAGCAGCGCAAGGTTGCTGCTCTACTCAGTCAGTTAGCTCATCTTCGAGTACGTTTTGACTCTTGCACTCATGTGCATGTGGCTCGACATGATATCAAATATGCGTTCAAATTAGCCAGAGATGCAATAGGTCCTCAGGTCACTCAAACTGAAGTTCCTGCTCCAAAGAAGAAGCTAAATGAAACTTGTGTTATTTGTTTGGAGGATTGTGATGTTAGTAGGATGTTTGCAGTTGATGGCTGCTCGCATCGGTACTGCTTTTCTTGTATGAAACAACATGTGGAAGTGAAATTACTTCAAGGATTGGTGCCTAAGTGTCCTCATGATGGTTGTAAGTTTGACCTGAACGTTGATAGCTGTGCAAAATTCTTAACACCTAAAGATATGGCTACCATGCGCCAACGTATTAAAGAAGCTTCCATACCTGTCTCGGAGAAAGTTTATTGTCCATATCCAAGATGTTCGGCTCTCATGAGGAAAGTTGAGGTCTTGGCATACACTAAAGATGTCTTTGGTACTGCCAACCAATCTGGAGTGCGGAAATGCATGAAGTGTCATGGTCTTTTCTGTATCGACTGTAAGGTTCCTTGGCATAATCGCATTACATGCAACGACTataaaagatcaaataatCTTCCAACGGAAGATGTGAAATTGAAGTCCCTGGCATCAACGTGTCTGTGGCGCCAATGCGTGAAGTGCAATCACATGATTGAACTTGCTGAAGGTTGCTATCATATGACCTGCAG ATGTGGTCATGAGTTTTGCTATAAATGTGGAGCagaatggaaaaataaaaaggcgACGTGTTCTTGCCCGCTTTGGGCAGAGAATCATATTTGGCACGACGATGATGATAGAGACTTTGATCATGATGATCGATACTACGATGAcgaggaagacgaagaagagcTTTATGATTCAGAGGAtgagtattttattttatttggttag
- the LOC101217459 gene encoding ATP-dependent RNA helicase DEAH12, chloroplastic — MASGATNIDSDLNDDELAYDLQMEEVIAASLNLLPSTSHSPPPSTSSRPSPFPDDDSENHDAVMLSDDDASVGDDGLDHRLNDLVAGDFINVSDDEWGGYDWMSYRTSVSALKLCNPLFDPEGSRLYFKGLVNEDSVRDETVTVVAVFDPRENLLMEVKSPLETVRERMAINPVVAELMALIEGLEAALVFPLRRVSFFCDDRALYRYITGRLRPKLKEVERLVDQVGLLRGYFSYCEPFLVERNDVKYAFRLANCYPAIETKDSRKFVENCKICYEDRELDQMFTIDDCLHRYCFSCTRKHVEVKFLGGSVAKCPHEGCESVVKVESCDKLLPPNVIEIIQQRLKESSIPFSDKVYCPQPRCSALMSKTEVLEYTKDIHENAEHSGTRKCVKCHQLFCIKCKSSWHVNMTCEVYKKSIHNTQTEDAKLKILAREKLWRPCARCSHLVELSEGCYHIICRCGHEFCYSCGAEWKNKQRTCSCPIWDEENIINDEL; from the exons ATGGCGTCCGGAGCAACGAACATCGATTCCGACCTAAACGACGATGAACTCGCTTACGACTTGCAAATGGAGGAAGTCATTGCCGCTTCACTCAATTTACTCCCCTCTACTTCTCACTCTCCTCCACCATCCACTTCATCTCGACCATCGCCATTCCCCGATGATGATTCCGAGAATCACGATGCGGTTATGTTATCGGACGATGATGCTTCGGTGGGCGACGACGGGTTGGATCATCGGCTTAATGACCTCGTTGCCGGAGACTTTATCAACGTCTCCGATGATGAGTGGGGAGGCTACGATTGGATGTCCTACCGTACGAGTGTATCTGCTCTCAAGTTATGTAATCCTTTGTTTGATCCCGAGGGTTCCAGATTGTATTTCAAGGGTTTGGTTAACGAAGATAGTGTCAGAGACGAAACAGTGACTGTGGTGGCTGTTTTTGATCCGAGAGAGAATTTATTGATGGAAGTGAAGAGTCCATTGGAGACTGTTAGAGAACGCATGGCTATCAATCCAGTGGTTGCTGAGCTTATGGCTTTGATCGAAGGGCTTGAAGCGGctcttgtttttcctttgaGAAGAGTTTCCTTCTTCTGCGATGACCGTGCGCTTTACCGATAT ATTACAGGCAGATTAAGGCCAAAACTGAAGGAGGTTGAAAGATTAGTCGACCAAGTGGGTCTTCTACGAGGGTACTTCAGTTATTGTGAGCCCTTTTTGGTAGAACGAAATGATGTGAAATATGCCTTTAGATTAGCAAATTGCTACCCTGCTATAGAAACTAAGGACAGTAGGAAGTTTGTGGAGAATTGTAAGATTTGTTATGAAGATAGGGAATTGGATCAAATGTTTACAATAGATGATTGCCTTCACCGATACTGTTTTTCTTGCACGAGAAAGCATGTAGAAGTGAAGTTTCTTGGTGGTTCTGTGGCAAAATGTCCTCATGAAGGCTGTGAATCAGTAGTGAAAGTTGAGAGTTGTGATAAGCTTCTCCCACCCAATGTAATTGAAATCATACAACAACGCTTAAAGGAATCTTCCATCCCCTTTTCAGATAAAGTTTATTGCCCACAACCTAGATGCTCTGCTTTGATGTCAAAAACTGAAGTTTTGGAGTATACCAAAGATATTCATGAGAATGCAGAGCACTCTGGCACCAGGAAATGCGTGAAATGCCACCAACTTTTTTGCATCAAATGCAAATCCTCCTGGCACGTCAATATGACTTGTGAGGTCTACAAGAAGTCAATCCATAACACTCAAACAGAAGATGCGAAGCTGAAGATTCTAGCCAGAGAGAAGTTATGGCGACCATGTGCAAGATGTAGTCATTTGGTTGAACTTTCAGAAGGATGTTATCACATCATTTGCAG